A DNA window from Synchiropus splendidus isolate RoL2022-P1 chromosome 2, RoL_Sspl_1.0, whole genome shotgun sequence contains the following coding sequences:
- the LOC128754069 gene encoding stromal interaction molecule 2-like — MWPLPPLLYLLLPAALFVAAHGAGDLQGFSFHGGTAGFDPTDPCMVVFPPCLSEADRFSLEALSSIHQMMDDDQDGGIEVEESVEFIIEDMKQQQTNKHSHLHREDQHITVEELWKGWKSSEVHNWTQDDVLRWLKDFVELPQYERNFKDFKVNGNTLPRIAANEPSFLSGHLKVQDQRDKQKLNIKALDVVLFGPPTRPPHNYMKDFLLIVSVVMGVGGCWFAQAQNKASKIHITKMMKDLESLQRAEQSLTDLQEQLERAQEEKRNVAEEKQNLEEKMRDEIMGAQEEAHRLHELRQGAVTELSRLRYAEEELVQVRGALKRAEKDMQASWNASEALQQWLQLTHEVEVEYYNVKKQSAELQLAIAKEEAERIKKKRSSVFGTLHVAHSSSLDQVDHKILEAKNALAEVTACLRERLHRWQQIERLCGFPVIRNPGLANLSAQLYSDSMALGLPRVPQPSCSCRSSIHGSMEDLMEESPIMQQIPVQPLKRSPRNLGSTICRTRRPGVITQPTATMLSADPDLLLPIRAPYPCFDEGDGFFIKTLKKQDSQERYSDTEYPTSPPQCKVFPAAVVDASSRKFYYDDSEALLDSAMTNPLSKDIEVVEPPIRKVSIDDLESSCRKLTKERSFENPMENPNPESLTEASLRKPSRDRSELPVDVEFLSRKKDRDIKAELDSSSRNICKDKNDAPLEARRLFWNEVESDLGPRKISKDMLGFSVDSSSRRLVLEELDHPFDHMSKSVTRELMATDVSSRRLDTSVRAMEKMSDSERTTSKKISIDECEYYSNAAALRKPTRDPFERLVDISPAAEHEDEFCLEPTASRRVQREDLEMPFASQRRRMPRVPRESIDSSIDTPTGKICWDKVDVPIDIPKHSGVREKMSVTESISPLVATGQPDLTATSQQPWMTSADTFAVGPLSKLVYDGILEKSCNTVAIPTASTTTIPQMPEPPQPPAQVVPQSTATTAESEERNKDKEKSKKSMKLKNLFKKKNEPTPEKLQSGLQKL, encoded by the exons ACCCCTGCATGGTGGTGTTTCCACCATGCTTGAGTGAAGCCGATCGCTTCAGCCTGGAGGCTCTGAGCAGCATCCACCAGATGATGGACGATGACCAGGATGGAGGGATCGAGGTGGAGGAGAGTGTGGAG TTTATCATTGAAgacatgaagcagcagcaaaCCAACAAACACAGTCACTTGCACAGAGAAGACCAGCACATCACGGTGGAAGAGCTCTGGAAAGGCTGGAAGTCGTCCGAAG TTCACAACTGGACCCAAGACGATGTGCTGCGCTGGCTGAAGGACTTTGTTGAGCTGCCCCAGTATGAGAGGAACTTTAAAGACTTTAAGGTCAATGGAAACACTCTGCCCAG GATTGCAGCCAATGAGCCCTCATTTCTTAGTGGGCACCTAAAGGTTCAGGATCAGAGAGACAAGCAGAAGCTTAACATCAAAGCTCTGGACGTGGTGCTCTTCGGTCCCCCGACAC GGCCTCCACACAACTATATGAAAGACTTCCTGCTCATTGTATCAGTGGTGATGGGAGTCGGTGGCTGCTGGTTTGCCCAAGCCCAAAACAAAGCCAGCAAGATTCACATAACCAAAATGATGAAAGACCTGGAGAGCCTTCAGAGGGCAGAGCAGAGCCTCACTGACCTGCAAGAGCA GTTGGAGAGAGCGCAGGAAGAGAAACGCAATGTTGCGGAAGAGAAGCAAAatttggaggagaaaatgcgCGATGAGATCATGGGTGCTCAAGAGGAAGCCCATCGTCTGCACGAGCTCCGACAGGGGGCGGTCACAGAGCTCAGTCGCCTCAGATATGCAGAGGAAGAGTTGGTCCAG GTGCGTGGCGCACTGAAGCGGGCAGAAAAGGACATGCAGGCTAGCTGGAATGCATCAGAAGCCCTCCAGCAGTGGCTTCAATTGACTCATGAAGTAGAAGTCGAATATTACAATGTAAAGAAGCAGAGCGCCGAATTGCAGCTGGCCATTGCGAAAGAAGAG GCAGAAAGAATCAAGAAGAAAAGGAGCTCAGTTTTTGGGACACTTCACGTGGCCCACAGCTCCTCTCTGGACCAGGTTGACCACAAGATCCTGGAAGCCAA GAATGCTCTAGCTGAAGTAACAGCTTGTCTACGGGAGCGCCTGCATCGCTGGCAGCAGATAGAGCGACTCTGTGGATTCCCCGTGATCAGGAACCCAGGCCTCGCCAACCTATCTGCTCAGCTCTACTCTGACTCAATGGCACTGGGGTTGCCCCGAGTGCCCCAGCCCTCTTGTTCTTGTCGCAGCTCAATCCATGGATCTATGGAGGACCTGATGGAAGAATCCCCAATAATGCAACAAATTCCAG TTCAACCACTCAAGCGTTCCCCTCGCAACCTTGGTTCCACCATCTGCCGCACCCGGCGACCGGGGGTCATCACTCAGCCAACAGCCACGATGCTCTCCGCCGACCCCGACCTGCTCCTTCCTATTAGAGCGCCGTATCCATGCTTTGATGAAGGTGACGGTTTCTTCATCAAAACCCTGAAGAAACA GGACTCACAGGAAAGGTACTCAGACACAGAATATCCCACTTCACCCCCGCAGTGTAAAGTGTTCCCAGCTGCTGTTGTGGATGCCTCGTCCCGAAAGTTCTACTATGATGATTCGGAGGCGCTTCTTGACAGTGCCATGACAAATCCTTTGAGCAAAGACATAGAAGTTGTTGAACCTCCAATTCGCAAAGTGTCAATCGACGACCTTGAATCGTCCTGCAGGAAACTGACAAAAGAGAGATCTTTTGAGAATCCGATGGAAAATCCGAACCCAGAATCCCTGACCGAGGCTTCGTTGAGAAAGCCATCCAGAGACAGGAGTGAACTACCCGTGGATGTGGAGTTCCTCTCCAGGAAAAAAGACAGGGACATAAAAGCTGAGTTAGATAGCTCTTCAAGGAATATCTGTAAGGATAAAAATGATGCGCCACTGGAGGCCAGAAGACTATTTTGGAATGAGGTGGAATCTGATCTTGGCCCGAGGAAGATATCAAAGGATATGCTGGGCTTCTCAGTGGACAGCAGTTCCAGAAGACTGGTCCTGGAGGAGTTGGATCACCCCTTCGACCACATGTCCAAGAGTGTGACTAGAGAACTGATGGCCACAGATGTGAGTTCCAGAAGATTGGATACCTCTGTTCGGGCCATGGAGAAAATGAGCGACAGTGAAAGGACAACATCAAAGAAGATATCCATCGATGAGTGCGAGTACTACTCCAATGCAGCTGCTTTACGGAAGCCTACGAGAGATCCATTTGAGAGACTTGTAGACATTTCACCCGCCGCAGAGCACGAAGATGAGTTTTGTTTGGAACCCACGGCAAGTAGAAGGGTACAAAGAGAAGATCTTGAGATGCCTTTTGCTTCTCAAAGAAGGCGAATGCCTCGGGTACCCAGAGAAAGCATAGACAGCTCGATCGACACACCGACAGGAAAGATCTGCTGGGATAAAGTTGACGTTCCCATTGACATCCCAAAGCATTCTGGAGTGAGGGAGAAGATGAGTGTCACCGAGTCGATCTCCCCTCTTGTAGCAACTGGCCAGCCAGACCTCACAGCGACCTCCCAACAGCCATGGATGACCTCCGCTGACACGTTTGCTGTTGGCCCTTTGAGCAAACTTGTGTACGATGGGATTTTGGAAAAATCTTGCAATACCGTCGCTATACCAACAGCGTCAACAACCACCATCCCACAGATGCCGGAGCCTCCACAACCACCCGCACAAGTCGTCCCTCAGTCGACAGCGACCACAGCAGAATCAGAGGAGCGAAACAAGGATAAAGAGAAAAGCAAGAAGTCCATGAAACTCAAGAATctcttcaaaaagaaaaatgaaccaACACCAGAGAAACTTCAGAGCGGCCTCCAGAAACTCTGA